In one window of Mytilus galloprovincialis chromosome 6, xbMytGall1.hap1.1, whole genome shotgun sequence DNA:
- the LOC143080909 gene encoding uncharacterized protein LOC143080909, whose amino-acid sequence MRIFGIKMNCRKIPLIILLILMCSVFSLYMIFFNHGPPEEILKTNLKKSAGKKVNEDVDELTDSEIAWRKFIKDNNYVAIGTLWDSCDGDKDTIGKVILLPDKQSGGIKSRTFVNVTFDEEYNGGELGISVKYNGKDLYDNKWDFCSIDENEEEEDRQVFCPYKPGFHAWITDRKVPKYLPKGTYFSKTWLTDGDGELVACGFSEFVL is encoded by the exons ATGCGCATATTTGGAATAAAAATGAACTGCCGTAAAATTCCGCTAATTATTTTGCTGATATTGATGTGTTCTGTGTTCAGTCTTTATATGATCTTTTTCAATCATGGTCCACCAgaggaaattttaaaaacaaatcttaaaaagTCTGCTGGAAAAAAGGTTAACGAGGATGTAGATGAATTAACTGATTCAGAAATAGCATGGAGAAAGTTCATAAAAGACAATAACTATGTTGCTATAGGAACCTTGTGGGATTCTTGTG ATGGCGACAAAGATACTATTGGTAAAGTTATTCTACTGCCAGATAAACAATCAGGAGGAATCAAATCTCGAACTTTTGTGAATGTAACTTTTG atgAGGAATACAACGGAGGAGAGTTAGGTATATCTGTGAAGTATAATGGTAAAGACCTATATGATAATAAATGGGACTTCTGTAGTATTGATGAGAACGAGGAGGAGGAAGACAGACAAGTGTTCTGTCCATACAAACCGGGATTTCACGCATGGATCACAGATAGGAAGGTTCCCAAATATCTACCAAAG GGCACATATTTCTCGAAGACTTGGTTAACAGATGGGGACGGGGAACTCGTTGCCTGTGGATTCTCAGAATTTGTACTATAG